The Branchiostoma lanceolatum isolate klBraLanc5 chromosome 5, klBraLanc5.hap2, whole genome shotgun sequence region GAATTGACAAGTGCATGACATCGTAACTCAAGAATGgtttagcctcctttgcaggccgtCTGAGCGGCGCCAGCGTTTATTTTCGGGGCGAGCGATGATTAGCATATTCCAAGAAAACGTACATGCGGCATGCGGCAAaacgatttctccagcaaagGAACCTGGCCGCGATATggtgaaaatcgcgaatcagcccccccccccccccccccgaaaataaacgccggcgccgcccagaaggcctgcagAGGAGGCTTAGAATAAAGACCCTGCGATATGCTCTACTCATatccacctacataggtcaagtTCACCgcaaatcattccaaaagctaGACAGAATTACCCAAACATGGCTATATTGTAACCCATACACTGGTTTCGATAACATTTTGTActtaggatagattagcctcaTAGTatatagtattgttgatttaatgccatacatcgtaccatgtacgattgttgagcaagaaagttcattcattcattcattcattcattcactcttcCTGTACATGTCCGGTAAACGGGGTTATTTTTCAGCTTACGTGAACGCACAGAACAACCTGCGGGCTCTCCGCCTCCCGGTGTCATCATCCTCCCGGGCGCGATCTATATCCAACATTTTACAACAGAAATgcgaaacaataacaaattacGAACGTACAGATTATTTAAGAATACTTACCACGAGgagaaatatctaaacattacaaactctcgacacaaaacagcaatcacaaaacttcggataagttcacacaaactgaacattgaaaagggcagacacaaccgcattcctctgcaagaaagaatttgtcaattttgtaatttagatagaattgaggacgaaagccattttgttgtggaatgtacattatataacgatgagagaaatatcctttatacttatatacaagataagttccctagttttaaatatataaacagcactgaaaaattcctatttataatgaaactgaacaaaccatgtattacgagttccatatctacatacatctacaattgccttatgaagcgagaagaagtcgaacctgtaaacagtagacaagtatagattagtcctattagacacAGTAAGATATCTCATTATATTTCGTTATgttatcaccactgtatgtagtcctttgcttatcaccatgacctgtacttagcttgtttaagcataaatgtacaataaaggtctttcattcattcattcttataTCCACTTGACTTCAGGAGGGTCCGCATGGGGGTGGCGTGGCAGCGCTGCACGGTAAATTTAGGAGAACCAGGAACGATTAGTGGTAAATTTAGGAGGACCAATAGCGAAAAGTGGTAAATTCATTAGGGCCAACAAAGCTTAGTGGCAAATTCAGGAAAGTCAAGTACGATTAGCATCAAATGTAGGAGGGCCAACAACGCTTGGTGGTAAATTTAGGAGGTAACAGTAAATTGACGCTATGCTAGATTTGGGTATCTTTGATAATTGGCAAAACTGGGCTGCTAACATCGGACGTCCTGCGCTGACCTTTGGGCGATCTGGCCTTCGACAGTAAGATATATGAAGAATTTTTCAATATCTCTTAACGATGAATTCAGTATAACCAATAACGTGCTACGTAGAAATAAAGCGACCAATCACGCTCCATGAATGATTTGCCAACAACGCTAAACCTTGGATCAGACAGAATGGGCCAactacgattaacggtgaattgaAAAATAGCTCGCTACGCAACACGGAAACacggcatgcagaccctccttcaGGTTACCGAATGTCCTTGTCCTTCGAAACGGGATGTCAAAGTCGTTTATGCGCCGAGCAAGGCGCGTGCCCGACACACGCGACATCCCGCCGTTGTAATTAAAGCCGAGCGCTTCCCCTCTATTCAACACCCTGCGCGAGGGGAAGCTAAGTTCCGGAATTGCGCAACCGCTGACGTGTGGGGGAGTGCGCACGTGGATCGATGACGTACGACGGAGAGACGTTCGTGCGTCATAGCAGACGGcgagaagagaaaaaaacatcccAGGTTCCATCCCAAGGGCGTCAAAACACCACCTAACAATAAAGCACTGCTGAAAACCAGTACATAAAAGGAAAAGGCTGCAACTCGCCACTGAAGAATTGATGGATTTTATATTATGCTGCTATTATGCGCAGTATTGTGGCATCTTCTAAGTAGTTTGAACGTATGAGGCACTTCTATAAGAGATAGATGATGCGTCCGCAGCGGTACCAAATATGGAGTTGTTACTGGGTATCTGAAGTGTTTGTATCACAGACGGAGTCGGTTTTAATGACTGAGGAAACCGTTACCTGAATCACTGTAATTTTCTATGACAggtttgcatacatgtatatttattcaTCCCTCTTCCATCAAATGTGAGAAtcttttcctaaaatttcacAAGGTCAATTCTAACTTAAGCTCAGATGCTCCACGTTTTGTATCAGAGGTTAAAGTCCTCGAGCACCAGGGTGCATATGGCTGCGCCCATCTCCGCTccgaagcccttgggccacacaactttgtgcaagcactacacaCAGCAGGGGCTAGTCCGCTTTAGTTGTGTGTGCTCAACTCgatccatactctttcccaaatgctgagccGCTGCCTGTGACTGTATTTTATATTGACAGTTATTTTTGGATCAAATGAATCACTTTCTACGGACAGTGGATAGAACTTCTAAACAGTGTACATTAGCCTTTACCAAGCTCCAGatcagaggcggctggaaagggTAAAAATTGGCCAATAGACGAATAACATGctagaggagttagtccgctataggggtacagtttgccgctctgaaGCCTGTACCCCCTGGgaagctaactcctctggcatgttatccgtctatttggccaatttctattatgtttccagcgacctgtgaagcccggtagaggctagatGTGCTTTAATCCATTTTCAATAATCAATCATTCTCCCAATACTTGTTATAGACAAGAAAACCCTTCCAGTCGGATACATACGTCATAAAAGTCTTTATTATATCAAGCAATAGCAAGGGGAGCTTTACAAATATGTTCAAAATATCCCATCGTTCTGTGTGCACTTTAAACACTCGCTTTCCGTCCATCTGAAGATCATGGCTTTTTGTTCTTTCCCTATTCTTCTGACAAAATCGTGTATGTTAGAAGGTGTCGCACCAAAAGTATCTATGTGAACGAAACACCAACGTTTGGTGATCAAGTTTAAAATCTATCTGTGGAATACGTCTTCAGTTTAAACAAACGCACTGTAAAGGAACTGTACAAGTGTCTTCACAACAAACTATGTTGTGTCGTACTAGAAATACAATCGAAGTTGGCATGTTTGGCCACACGTCAGTCAATACTACACAAATACTCAAATCAGTGATATGGGAGAAGCCAGGTAACTTCAGTCGATGGTCTCAAACAAGTGTACGACTTTTACAAGTAATATAAGTAGAAAAATATCCTGTCTGGAAATCACAGAAGAATTTTCCAtaattcactttcactttcactacgGAAGAATATCATAAAATATCCGACAAAGATCATTTGGTGATACGGCACTTTTACAAAGTAGCATACAATATGACCACAATAAATATAGAGTCTGGTATCAACTGGACAAAAACTTATATAAATACACATATCACATGAACAGACATTATCTGAACTCAGTCAAAGAAATCCACAAATTGGGCTAGGCTGAGGCAAGAGTATCGTATCAGAACAACATGTCTGAAGTTGTTGTCTAAACTTGGCTCTCTATTACTCCTCTGACTGAATTCTATAGTACTAAGAACTATCTTTATACAGCTTCGTTCTTTGAACGGtcgcaaacaataaacaaaaaaacagcatcAGACGAAAAGAACGTCTTTGTGGTCCACGTTCTACCACCAAATCAGGGTGCTCATATGAGAAGAAGAATTTTGGCAAAAAGTAGACTCATCTTTTACCCTAATTGGTCCTCATGAACGATGTGTTCAAAGTTGTCATTCGTGGAATTTTTTGGCAAATATACAAAGATCGTTTCGAAAGACAACCTCGTGTAGGTCTTGTACAAATTCTACGAAATCTACTTAACTGCGAATACAAGCTAATGAAAGTCCTTCGCTTCGTTCAGTCCACTGGCGGCCAGcgctcagttttttttttttcatccctgCGAAAGATCGCGGTTTTAGAGAAGGTTCCGGGTGGTTAAAGGCTggattcaggggaaggggatcGGGAGTACGTTGGTCCGCTCCTGTTTTGGCTGTCGTCGGTTAGTCAGTAAACCTTCTGAAACCCCGGGGATAGGATGAGGGGGGATAGCGGGAGACCCGTGAAGGAGTTGACGGGGACGCCGATCGCTACAGGCATGGAGCCAGACCCGGTGATGGCCGGGAACTGGAAGTGGTTGGAGGTGGGGGTGAAGCGGGGACTGAGGGCGGCGGCGGGGGACAGGGTGCTCCAGAAGTGGAGAGGGATGACCGGGGTTCCGGTCTGGCCGTTAGGGATgagaggggagggggaggaggtgACCATGATGGGCGTCTGGGCGCTGAAGTGTGTGGTGGTGAGGCTGTCGGCGGCGCCGGTGGGTCTAGTGGTCAGGGTGGGACTCTTGATGGGAGAGTCGACGCTGATGATGTTGGGGATGGAGATGAAGTGCGGCCTGTGTCGGGACACCGCCGGGCGGTGGATCGTGGATCCGGCGGAGCTCTGCACCAGGTGGGCCGCCGAGGAAGTGCCGGGCATCTGGTGGTGGTGGAATTCGAAGGACTTGGTGGTGATGGGGTTGAAGGCGGCCGTGGTGACGGCGATGTGCGGGCTGCTGCGCCTGAGCGTGTCTGGCGTCGCGGTGCGGAACTGCAGGCTGACGGGCACGGACTGGGTGACGCAGGGCTGGGAGTGTGGCCGCGGGTGCGGGCGCTCGACCGACAGGTGCAGCTGAGGCACGCTCATGTGGGAAGTGTTCATCACCCCGTGGCCGCTCAGGTGGGGCACGGTCTCTCTTACTCCCGCCATGGAGGAGTGGGGgtgctgtgacgtcatgactgacGCGTTCTGCGCGTGCGTGTTGGCGACGCTGCTGTACACCTGCATGGCCGCCATgttgtgttgatgttgttgatgttggtGGGGCGACGCGCGGCCAACGTCCGGCGCGATCGGATGGAGGGATGGCTTGACGTCAGGTTTCAGGACGTCGGGGAGGTTGACAAACTTGTAGACGAACTTTTGCCCCATGACCTTCTTGATGATGTTCTTGTCGTAGTAATAACGCAGGGCCCGCGACAACTTATCGTAGTTCATGTTGGTCTTGTTCTTTCTCAAACCCCACAGTCGTGCCACCTGTAGCGTAAAAAAATATAACGATAAATATCTAATTATCTACgttatacaaagaaaacacactcAAAAAGCCCCCTTTTAACATCTttatcacctacatgtactcacatgtacataatttgcTACAAAAAGGCCAGTAATTAAGAAATGTGGCTCGCCGATGCTTTTACGTACGTCACGGCCTTATCATAATTACCGTCAGACTTCCACTTAACGCAATGACTACCAAAAATAGGACTATGAATACTTAACACCGATCAAATTTGCTTGACCCTGTTACATATCCGGAGATCCAATAAACATATTGACTACCTGAGTGATTATACACTCGGACGGACATCCTGTGTGCGCACACGCCATACGCACCGGAACTACGCGCGTGTTTTATGTGCGGGCTTTAAATATAGCAGATCAGAAAGATTATCATGAAAACCACCGGGTGAAAGAACTGAGGGACTTTTTTTTAGAACACACATCATCACATGGAAGTAGCTCTGGTCGCAAGACTCGCAACGTAAGATAATGAAGAACGTATGATGCACCATTTTTATGATAAGACGTGCACTGTGAGAATAGATTGCGGCTACCAGCCCTTTTTGTGAAACACATCTTTGTTACAATGTATCTTTCCACTCGAAAATTTTCTCAGAACTACTTTGAGATATTAAACGTATTCAGTGCTCTTTCAGTCCCTCTACAAGCCGGGCAAAACATCAGACCCATCTACAAGTAAACATCAGACCCAGTAAAGGGATTTATGAACTTTTGCCCCCTTCTCTCGAGTTTCCAGGTATTGTTTTTCAAAGCAGGATTTTCGGGATTTGTTGTCAAAACAAGAGCTACATCTTTTCGTTAACATGTCTCATATCCTtcgcagttttttttttcattcatcgTTGGATCTGTTGTTTACGGTTGTATACATTGTTGCCTTTTTTCTATTTCCTTTTATGCATATGTATGTATTGACTGATTGAAATGCAGtctaaaagttaaaaaaaaaacatgtctcaCCTCTTCTGCACTGTTCAGCTTGAACTCGCCGTCGTTGGACGTCCAGGCGATAAGGTTAGCGTTCTTCGGGTCCAGCAACAACTCCAGGAGGAACTGCCACAACGTTAGATTGGGCTCCATTCCTAGAAAACAGGAAATGTAACGTTTAAAACAAACGGTGATTTCTACCACGTGGAATACATTAAATTGTATGCaaaatttgtttgttctttAACCCATCACTGTCTACCCTAGCCTCCTTAGcatagcctgggtgtcatctgGATTACTACCGGGACTCGAgttcgctaccctgaaaataaaatttcagggtagcgagtgtaggagccccggtagtaatcggatgacacccaggctatccttagcaggctctacgGGTAATTTTCTTTTTGGGGCTCATAATGTCATGGCCAATTCTTCTCTTttcctaatcttcaagcagggGGAAGGACCTGTCTAATTCTCGGCAAATGCAATACTGGAAAAGATTGCAAACAGTGTTGCAGAAATTCCGAGAATGAGCAGTGTCCttatatctgctttgagatgaCTATTTTGCCAGACTATTGGGGACCAGCCAGCGTTCACGTTCAGCGAATTGCATAGACTGTAAGCTTCATTTCTTGGGATCAGCTAAGCCTTATGATTATTTGCAGACTCTGTAACGACAGGACTTCCGCTTTTTCTCCGAAAAGGGTTTTCCTGGTGTCACGACCTTGTACTTGTCTATTCTAAATGACGTGCAATCTATGGCACAGGTCCAGCAGTCGTAAGACACGGTGGGAAAATGAATGGCTCATTGTCAGCAATCCTTGCCGTTTTTCAGTTGGCACTGCACCTGCCGCCACTGAGAGATGTCACGTAAAACCAATAAGATAaatagcctccttagcaggctctctgggacCTTTTTTGGGCTTATGATACacgttttgctgatgacttcttttcgtACCGgttcgtttgtgcagccagcccgtaatcATCTACGAGCCTAATGACTGCGGGCTGgatgcacaaacgacccagtacgaaaaaaaaagattaaaaaaacatgtatcataAGCCCAAAAAAAGGCACAGAGAGCCTGATAAGGAGGCTATAGGATCAAAACGTTCAGACAGCGACATAATCTACTGGCGCACACAGCAAACAGGTGGATTAAACTGTTAGTAACACTATAATCAAGACGGAAGAACTTAGGGACATCACCGTTTTTCCTTCGTGGAAACATAATCGTGTCGTAAAAGAAGATAAGAATCGTGTCAATATGTCTGCTATTGGtagattttatttttcattccctCCCTATTTATCCACGTGTTTGTCCTAAAGCCGTGGTTGTCGCATTTGTTGTCCTAAAGCCGCGCTTACTATATTTACCATACGAGTTATAAGTAGGGAATCCAGCGGTGGTTATGACCCCGTCTTCACACAGCTGGTACGACTTTACACAAGAATAGTTTATTTAAAGAATTCGGGCGGGGGTGGGtggtttcagaaaaaaatcctaCCCCACCCCCTGGTAAATATTTCCGggtatcgtgtttctttttcatttaaGTTTATATAGAGTATCATATACCGTCTGTCTTTCTTTCCTTGCCATTTTTCAAACGACCAAATAGGGCACTGTTGAAAGGAGGCACTTTACTCAGTCATTCTATTGaaatttggggaggggggcattggcTGTGGACTTGGTCCCCAAGCGTTAGTACCCCTCCCCTTATACTAGCTCAGTTACTGTCGTAAGGTATAACTTCAAACAAAGGGACATAAGACTCACCTTTTGGTCTGATAGTTACAGTCGAGTCGACCTCCGTCAGGCGTTCACTGGCGCAAAGTTTCTTGGCGGGTGGCTCGCACAAGTCTCCCATGTCTCTTGAATCTGTAAGAACAACCCACGATCAATGTCTGGAAGTACTGAGGACAAACAACACACCCACTCTCACTACTGCTGGGAAGACACTAGACTAACTAAAGTGAAGCACGCCGCTAAAGAAAACTGACTTCAGAAAGAAGCGATTCGCGGAAGCTTTGTCCATTTAAGGGCATGGCTTCCGGTCGCCTGGTTACCGACATTGGCGCATTTTCTGGGACAAGGGCCGGAAGTTTACTTCCGGTCGGGTAACCACCGGAAATAGCTTCCTTGTCGAGCGTTATTGGCACTAATACGTGTCGCCGGTGTATGGCTTTAACACGGGGGATTTAACCAAGGATGATCCACGTGAAATATTTAACGTGTCGTCGACGTCAGTGACGTACGCGCGTGTGTATTACGTTCGCCCGGAGACTAGTGCGAAATGCGGCTGATCCAGGTAAAGAATAACCCGTGAACGTCATCGTCGCTCGGCGTGGTCCGATAGTAAATTCcaggtgaaaaatttacagGCTCGCAGCACCTACCTACGCTGCCGGCGGCACGAAAAGAAAACCCCCAACCTAACAAAAGTACAAACGCACGGTGCTTCCTCGTTGAATATAGCCTCTACCATACTCCATAGGTCGCtagaaaaataatagaaattggccaaacagacagataacataccacaGGAGTTAGCTGGCCTGACAATACAGTTCGCGACCAAGGCATCATGTTATTTGTCTGGACAATTTCTGCTATTATTCCAGCGACatatggagcctggtaggggCTACGTTTGATACACAACGCTAAGGATCTAACAATACGAATCAGCCACGCCAGCTCCAAATTCTCGATCAGCGAGGGTCAATTTCCATAAAATAATTACAATCGCACAAGTATATAATAAGTCATGCACCGAATATTATAGCAGCCGTACAAAAATACACGTCTCTACCTGAGTATTCCTCCTCGGTCTGACACATGCTGACACGGTTGTAAAGTTCCTACGTGCGCCACAAACCAAACAGATCCCAGTAGTAACGTAGATAAGGTGTGGGAACGTAGTACGGGCTTAACAGGTGGGCTGTACGTGTGCTACAAGGCACGTCCTGTCGCCGCGGCTGCTCTCTGATACTGCTACCCCTGCCTGTGCGTAATGCTATCTACCGGTGCACGCGGGATTGTGTTGGTATTGTCTTCCGGAGCCCTTTCTCTCCGCCCTAATGCTGTCATGTTGCTAAATCTGCGCGCTCACGTCAGAGCCCAGAGCCGCGCGGCGTGGGATGGGCCTGCTGACGTCATCGGTGACGCACTTGTCGTCGGGTCGTGACTAAACATTATCAGGACGATACCATTTCTCAAAGTGGGGATGGCGAAAACTCGTCTCAGTTTTTAATATCGGTAACCTCGCAGTTTCTAGTTTTTGGATCGATTGGTATCAACAAAATTATCACACCGGATTGTTTCTACACCAAATTTGTGaagtaaaattgtgaatataCGACCTTCGCGAAGCCTGCTAGCACTTCCGTTCGGGTCTGAAGTGcgccctcccccccccccccccaaaccgcCGGAATGTAAACAGCTGCTGCCGTCAGCACCTATCATTGTAGCAGGCGATTTCCGCCAGGGCTAGCGACCGGCTTATGACAACGTGCGAAATTGTTTCGAACACATGCATTTTCTCCATAAGTACAGTACGTAAATGCTGCGATCTACAAAGCCGAGTTAAACCCTATAGCTACGTTTAAACACACAAAGGGATTATCTAAAAATAACTAGCTTATCGTACATGTCAACAGAAAACGTAGTAATATTGAGAAGCTATAAATGTGTAGTAAATAACACACCACGTGATATATAGTGCACACCCACGATACACACCTTGTTAGGCACCATATATGGAAATACCAGTCCATGATATATAGATATCGATgacaatatacaaatgtatgtacatgtacaaacataatGGGACCGTGTATTATATTTCCAGCTTGCACTAGCTGTAACATAAACGTGCTAGATTCTACCATGACAAAATCAATAGCCTAAACATTACAATTCTCTGTGTgttgtatgtatttttttcgcagaaaacgtatgctagaaaagaattgaaataaaaatcGTAATGTGACTACAAGCAAAAGAACACCTGCTCACCTTGCATTCTCGTAGACTGCCAAGTTCACTGCCGTTCGGTGTTTAAATCCAACGTTTAGATCTCCCGCGTGTATCGGTGATGCTCACACCCCCGCCCGGACTCGCCTCTCGTCGTCGTTAACTCTTTCCTTAGCGGGACTAAAGAGAGAGATACACAGTCAACCCACGGCATCCTTATTTGGTAGCAAACAGACGGTGTTTTTCTATGGAAACGTCCCCCGGGAGCCAAATGGTAATCTAGTTTTTGCCCCATATTTTGAACTTTCATGTTGTATGTTATATAACTCACATAGCTGGCCCTTGCGTAACGGTAAGGTTTTCCCGTGCGTAGCTCAAAGCCTATATGACGTCGTACGTTTACGCATCTTCGCGCGCCGGTCTTATTATATAGCAGCACACGAGAGTGTAATAGCATTAGAGACTTTCATCTATAATTCAATGAACTAGGCACAACTAAGGCAGATAAGTGAGTTAGGtttatcaatgtacatgtacatgtatacattggtAACATATTTTGTGAAAACGGCAATGATTAAAGGCATAATATACAATAATGATGATAGACATGTTTGTTTCAGGATGTTTGCTTTTCTGCTCAGTCGATTATCTTCTCATCTAGGACCAGGTGAGAAAAAAAGTCATCTTGCCGTCACGTGTTTTTCTCCGAAACGTAATGTTACGTCCGGTGCCCTTCCCATGCACATGGTACTTAGTACACCGGTGCTCATCAATGCGCACTGAGAAAGAACAATATGAAAGAGCTCTGTTGATGAAAACATCCGATGGGACCTGTCCGTCAAACCAAGTAGGCtctatctactctccaagcagaggttcgacttggcgacataaagaaaacgggacaaactatagaaagcccgacaaaaacgcataacaagacgtcaaaaacaagccggagccgaacctctgcttgacGAGTAGCTCTATCCAAGTGAAATCAAGGCAGGCATACTGATATGCGCATCTACCTAGAGCACTTGGTCAAACgttcaaacaaatgaaagaTGTAAATTGTTTTTCGGGAATCGAATACGGAAGGTGTGTTGACCTACAGCGTTCAGGGCTACATCTTCAAAGGCTGTGCATAGGTAGTCGCAACTTGACTTGGGGTGGAAGCACTGTGGGGACAAATGGGGGAGGAAGACTGCAATATTTTCTGACAGCCAGTTTTCTCTGACACCTCAAGaagctagcctccaccaggccttccgaAGCTAGCCTCCAACGGGGGTATTGaccgtagaattcggcaaaaaagggaatactTGGCAAGTACAGTCAGTCCGCGGCAAGGCTAATAATTCTCCCTCTGAataactgcgcctgcaaataaaaccctATGGCGGCCAAACTGCATGGCAATTATTCCCCTCTAAAGCCGGCGAAGttggtctggtagagactaccaagAAGCATGGCTGTCGATTTTGCACCCaacgatctgcttggagatggagTAGCCATTACTTTTCAAAGAGTAAATAAACAGTCCCTGCACATAAACTTGACCCGTACCCAATGAACCGTCCCGGTCTGTTGCAAGGTCACGCTGAAAGCGAACACCTCCTGTTTAtaaaaatctccaagcagatgtagaatcCGGTTCAGCGTTTGTTTTTGAGGCATTTGGTACGCGTCTTTTTTGGCACAGTGCACCCTTTTTACTATGCAGAATGCGAAGAGATAAAAACGCGTACAAAAACGCCGCTAAAACACACGTAAAACACTGAGCCGTAGCccacatttgcttggagattaagaaggAATGCAACTCTTAGTAATATATACTGGTTCCTTATTTCAGAAGTAAACCGAGCAAGCTGGAAGGGAGCTTAAGAAagcacctgtccctggtgcaaTTATTCAAAACTGGATCGTGACTCGAAACATTCATGGCAAGAACGTGCAAGCCGAGTAGAAATAGTGTACAACTAATACGCGACGATAGATAAACCTCTGGTGGCGTGTTATTGTGATATCTGCTAGTCCTACATACTAGTTCCTAGACACTACTTCCTGTGGGCCGCAAATTTGTCTACGTGGCCATCAAGGACGCGAAGGCCTTCAATGGAAAACAGAAATGTTTCCAGCCCACGCGCGACGCAGTCTCATGAGAATAATACCTTGTTTACacgtgctctccaagcagaggttggtggagaagattatgAGATTGTGTCCTTTTTATCGTATGCCCCGTTTTCTATCGGCACTCTACACCAACCTCTGCCATGTCTGCTTCAGGGCGGAGGCTCAAAGGACAAGGGTGGAGAGTGACGACAGAAAACGGGgtatatgattaaaaaaaaaaaccttctcgagcaacccctgcttggagagtagttttgaCGTGCTGAATCAGTGAATGACTAGTTGAAAAGCGCTGTAAAAACAATATACGTACACTCAGCGCACGCACAGAAGCGACAGATCTAAAACTTGATACAGAGAATTAAATGACAGACCTGTGCACCGAACCTTGCACCACAGAATTCACGTGCGCAAACACAGGTGGAGCTAAAATTGCAACAAGTCCTCTTCCCGTTCCGCTTCCAGTTCTCTAAATTCTAGACCACTGAACACTGTTTACCAGTTACGTTTCAACCCACGCACCTTCGCACCAACCCACTCTCTGCCTACCTGTATCTGGACGGTTTCAGTCTGTCTGTCAGGCGAATCTAGTAACGGCTTTCTCAATTATAGCCCACTGACGGACTGTTTAGTGGTTCGCGCCGACACCACCGCGGCGACAGACCACACCGGATATCCGGTTCGACTCCGGTTTAGACCCAAAACAGTTCCTGCGTCGGGGTCTGGGCCGGGGGCTGTGGGTAGATAGACTACACAGGGTAGTCTGGGTCGGCAAGCTCGTGGCCTTGCTCAAGCTACCTGGCGTCTAGACACAGTCTCAGTTTTGGCCCACGTAAATGTTCTAGTATGACGTCTAGGGAATGTCTTAAGGCATATAGATCTACACGTAGGAAACATATAGTAAGGACGTCAAATATAAGAATGTCATTCATACATGCAATACATGCGCGCTGAGTAAAGCAGTGCTATTATATCGCTGCTCAATTAGTCTGAGAGAGTGTGCCACCACCATTATAGCCTTTGCGTATATATCACGAACCTGGACAAAATACTTGGAAACAAACCTCAGAGCGTCCGGGGCATGACAATTGGCTTTTATAGTCCTTCACTGATTGTGAACTGAGGAAAATATGATTCTATTCGTCGCGTAGACAAAGATGTGAGAGACCGCTGCGACTCGAAGGTACTGAGAGCGCAATGGCCTTGATCTGTTATAAAATAAGCAAAAAGGAAAAGGCTACCCTCTTGTCTCGCCGTACAAACAATTCTTCGGCGGGACAGGATATCCGGGTCGGGCTGCAGAGGCAGACCAC contains the following coding sequences:
- the LOC136434742 gene encoding ETS domain-containing protein Elk-3-like isoform X2, producing MQDSRDMGDLCEPPAKKLCASERLTEVDSTVTIRPKGMEPNLTLWQFLLELLLDPKNANLIAWTSNDGEFKLNSAEEVARLWGLRKNKTNMNYDKLSRALRYYYDKNIIKKVMGQKFVYKFVNLPDVLKPDVKPSLHPIAPDVGRASPHQHQQHQHNMAAMQVYSSVANTHAQNASVMTSQHPHSSMAGVRETVPHLSGHGVMNTSHMSVPQLHLSVERPHPRPHSQPCVTQSVPVSLQFRTATPDTLRRSSPHIAVTTAAFNPITTKSFEFHHHQMPGTSSAAHLVQSSAGSTIHRPAVSRHRPHFISIPNIISVDSPIKSPTLTTRPTGAADSLTTTHFSAQTPIMVTSSPSPLIPNGQTGTPVIPLHFWSTLSPAAALSPRFTPTSNHFQFPAITGSGSMPVAIGVPVNSFTGLPLSPLILSPGFQKVY
- the LOC136434742 gene encoding ETS domain-containing protein Elk-3-like isoform X1, producing MCQTEEEYSDSRDMGDLCEPPAKKLCASERLTEVDSTVTIRPKGMEPNLTLWQFLLELLLDPKNANLIAWTSNDGEFKLNSAEEVARLWGLRKNKTNMNYDKLSRALRYYYDKNIIKKVMGQKFVYKFVNLPDVLKPDVKPSLHPIAPDVGRASPHQHQQHQHNMAAMQVYSSVANTHAQNASVMTSQHPHSSMAGVRETVPHLSGHGVMNTSHMSVPQLHLSVERPHPRPHSQPCVTQSVPVSLQFRTATPDTLRRSSPHIAVTTAAFNPITTKSFEFHHHQMPGTSSAAHLVQSSAGSTIHRPAVSRHRPHFISIPNIISVDSPIKSPTLTTRPTGAADSLTTTHFSAQTPIMVTSSPSPLIPNGQTGTPVIPLHFWSTLSPAAALSPRFTPTSNHFQFPAITGSGSMPVAIGVPVNSFTGLPLSPLILSPGFQKVY